ATGACGTCACCGAGGTCCGCACGGACTTCGAGGCCGGTATCGGCCTGGGCAAGTACAACGACATCCAGATCGGCGACGAGATCGAGACCACGGAGATGGTCGAGAAGCCTCGAGGCTGATCCGAAAGACAGCGATGAGGGGCGCCTGCGGGCGCCCCTCATCAGTCACACAGGGAGTGGGAAATGGCTGGAGAACGACAGGCCCGGCTGGCGGATCGCATCCGCGTCATCCTCGCCGAGCGCCTCGAGAAGGGGCTGCGCGACCCGCGCCTCGGGTTCGTGACCATCACCGACGTGCGCGTCTCAGGTGACCTCCAGCACGCATCCGTGTTCTACACGGTGCTGGGCTCCGATGAGGAGCGCGTCGCGAGCGGTGCGGCGCTGAACTCGGCGACCGGGATGCTGCGCAAGGAGGTCGGACGCCAGCTGAACGTGCGTCTGGTGCCGACTCTCGAGTTCATCCCCGACGCGCTGCCCGAGACGGCGGGGCACATCGCCGACCTGCTTCGCCAGGCGCGCGAGCGCGACGCCGAGGTGGCGAAGCTCGCCGCCGGTGCCACGCACGCC
This is a stretch of genomic DNA from Microbacterium sp. YJN-G. It encodes these proteins:
- the rbfA gene encoding 30S ribosome-binding factor RbfA, translated to MAGERQARLADRIRVILAERLEKGLRDPRLGFVTITDVRVSGDLQHASVFYTVLGSDEERVASGAALNSATGMLRKEVGRQLNVRLVPTLEFIPDALPETAGHIADLLRQARERDAEVAKLAAGATHAGDADPYVRDADDEDDEDHLDR